The Pseudomonas iranensis genome includes a window with the following:
- a CDS encoding isocitrate lyase/PEP mutase family protein has translation MTRLSHQDLRRNFRQLLASDTCYHTASVFDPMSARIAADLGFEVGILGGSVASLQVLGAPDFALITLSEFAEQATRIGRVAQLPVIADADHGYGNALNVMRTIVELERAGVAALTIEDTLLPAQFGRKSTDLITVAEGVGKIRAALEARVDTEMAIIARTNAGILPNQEIISRTRQYQAAGADGICMVGVQDFDQLEQIAEHLTVPLMLVTYGNPALRDDKRLAELGVRVTIDGHGAYFAAIKATYDSLREQRQIFTQAADLSATELTHTYTQPEEYILWAKEYMSVKE, from the coding sequence ATGACCAGGCTTTCCCATCAAGATTTGCGCCGCAATTTCCGTCAGCTGCTGGCCTCCGACACCTGCTACCACACGGCTTCGGTGTTCGACCCGATGTCGGCCCGTATCGCCGCTGACCTGGGTTTTGAAGTAGGTATCCTCGGCGGTTCCGTGGCTTCGCTACAGGTGCTCGGCGCACCGGACTTCGCCCTGATCACCCTCAGCGAATTCGCCGAACAGGCCACGCGCATCGGTCGCGTCGCCCAATTGCCAGTGATCGCCGACGCCGACCACGGCTACGGCAATGCCCTCAACGTGATGCGCACCATCGTCGAACTGGAACGCGCCGGCGTCGCTGCACTGACCATCGAAGACACCCTGCTGCCCGCGCAATTCGGGCGCAAATCCACCGACCTGATCACCGTGGCCGAAGGCGTCGGCAAGATCCGCGCGGCGCTGGAAGCCCGGGTTGACACCGAGATGGCCATCATCGCCCGCACCAATGCCGGCATTCTGCCGAACCAGGAAATCATCAGCCGCACCCGCCAATATCAAGCGGCGGGCGCTGACGGTATCTGCATGGTCGGCGTGCAGGACTTCGATCAACTGGAACAAATCGCCGAACATCTGACCGTGCCGTTGATGCTGGTCACCTACGGCAACCCGGCCCTGCGCGACGACAAACGCCTGGCCGAACTGGGAGTACGCGTGACCATCGACGGCCACGGCGCCTACTTCGCCGCGATCAAGGCCACCTACGACAGCCTGCGCGAACAGCGGCAAATCTTCACCCAGGCCGCCGATTTGAGCGCGACCGAGTTGACCCACACCTACACCCAGCCCGAGGAATACATCCTCTGGGCCAAGGAATATATGAGCGTCAAGGAGTGA
- a CDS encoding HPF/RaiA family ribosome-associated protein produces MQVQVDSNHIEGSAELQDWVGSTVVDELDRYTSFLTRLEIHVGDVNAQKSGAQDKRCQIEAHPKGHTSLSASHHAESLELAVAGAAKKIAHALEHLVGRLSPRVESTGRLTAPPVREDSPAEIDAMLEDEFLARQVDLEKE; encoded by the coding sequence ATGCAAGTACAAGTAGACAGCAACCATATCGAAGGCAGCGCCGAACTGCAGGACTGGGTGGGCAGTACGGTGGTCGATGAACTGGACCGCTATACGTCTTTTCTGACCCGATTGGAAATTCACGTTGGCGACGTCAACGCACAGAAATCCGGTGCGCAAGACAAGCGCTGCCAGATCGAGGCGCATCCCAAGGGGCACACCTCGCTGTCGGCCAGCCATCATGCCGAAAGTCTGGAGCTGGCCGTCGCAGGAGCGGCAAAAAAGATTGCCCATGCGCTGGAGCACCTGGTGGGGCGCCTGTCGCCGCGCGTCGAATCGACCGGACGCCTGACGGCACCGCCGGTACGGGAGGATTCGCCAGCGGAAATCGACGCCATGCTCGAAGACGAGTTTCTCGCCAGACAAGTTGACCTGGAGAAAGAGTAA
- a CDS encoding diguanylate cyclase, with translation MGNTRGKGLSLARRLYRSRVFGLLLGLMCVGVAMYALDPPLWVWGLMLFNGLIWPHLAFQWARSSSVPFRAEHRNLLIDAFMGGFWVAAMQFNPLPSATTISMMAMNNVAIGGGRFLLAGTAAQLLGIGVGLVVFAPTFIPPTTPLQLYACLPLLLLYPLALGWICFRQASTLGRHKRELLALSRTDSLTGLLNHGAWKDQLNLAFQRCKRQQQGAAIALIDIDHFKAINDTYGHVAGDIVLRQLSKLLKHNLRATDVAGRYGGDEFCVILPELPLFNAAQAMEALRERFAVMGYEQNPALKVSLSIGLAAYDPSHADATRWLDEADQALYEAKASGRNRVICNSDNKPRQALLDSV, from the coding sequence ATGGGAAATACGCGGGGAAAGGGACTTTCACTGGCCAGGAGGCTGTACAGGTCGCGGGTGTTCGGGCTGCTGCTCGGGCTGATGTGTGTCGGCGTGGCGATGTATGCCCTCGATCCGCCGCTGTGGGTGTGGGGCCTGATGCTGTTCAACGGCCTGATCTGGCCGCATCTGGCGTTTCAATGGGCGCGCAGCTCGAGCGTGCCGTTTCGCGCCGAACACCGCAATTTGCTGATCGACGCATTCATGGGCGGCTTCTGGGTCGCCGCCATGCAGTTCAATCCCTTGCCCAGCGCGACCACGATTTCGATGATGGCAATGAACAACGTCGCCATTGGCGGTGGGCGGTTTCTACTCGCCGGGACGGCGGCGCAGCTATTGGGCATCGGCGTCGGGCTGGTGGTGTTTGCGCCGACGTTCATCCCGCCAACAACGCCGCTGCAGTTGTACGCCTGTTTGCCGCTGCTGTTGCTGTATCCGCTGGCGCTGGGCTGGATCTGCTTTCGTCAGGCCTCGACCCTCGGTCGGCACAAGCGTGAGCTGTTGGCGTTGAGTCGCACCGACAGCCTGACCGGCCTGCTCAATCACGGCGCGTGGAAGGATCAACTGAACCTCGCGTTCCAGCGCTGCAAACGCCAGCAGCAGGGGGCGGCGATTGCGCTGATCGACATCGACCACTTCAAAGCGATCAATGACACCTATGGGCATGTCGCTGGCGATATCGTCCTGCGCCAGTTGAGCAAACTGCTCAAACATAATCTGCGCGCCACGGACGTGGCCGGGCGATACGGCGGGGATGAGTTCTGCGTGATCCTGCCGGAACTGCCGCTGTTCAATGCCGCTCAGGCCATGGAAGCCTTGCGCGAGCGTTTTGCGGTGATGGGCTACGAGCAGAACCCGGCGTTGAAGGTCAGTCTGAGCATTGGCCTGGCCGCCTACGACCCGAGCCATGCCGACGCCACGCGTTGGCTGGATGAGGCCGATCAGGCGTTGTACGAAGCCAAGGCCAGTGGGCGCAATCGGGTGATCTGCAACAGTGACAACAAACCGAGGCAGGCGCTGCTGGATTCGGTTTGA
- a CDS encoding M20/M25/M40 family metallo-hydrolase encodes MTFSFPRSLLAASLGLSLAFSAVNACAEPHKQVLADAEQYQPEALKLLERLVNIDSGSGYEPGLKQVSDIAIDELKKIGATIELVPNTPEKSNHVLATLKGTGKAKILLMAHMDTVFKEGSAAERPFHIKDGRAYGPGVMDDKGGIVAGIYALKVLKNLDFKDYAQITFLLDASEETGSDVATDLIKKTAKQHDVTLNLEPGRPADGLVVWRKGSATALVEVKGKAAHAGVAPELGRNAAMEAAHQILQLGKLGDEAKKTTINFTVLKAGDRTNVIPDQATAKADVRAAVPEEFDRIEKDLARVSQDKLIAETEVKTSLQRGLPPMPQTAESDRLMAMAQGIYGEIGRKLTEEGSGGAADASLSAGVGTPTLDGFGIVGGNIHTPEEYAEVASVAPRIYLLSRMIIELAKPR; translated from the coding sequence ATGACGTTCTCATTTCCCCGCTCTCTGCTGGCCGCCAGTCTCGGTCTGTCCCTCGCGTTCTCGGCCGTGAACGCTTGCGCCGAACCGCATAAACAAGTGCTCGCCGATGCCGAGCAGTACCAGCCCGAAGCCCTGAAGTTACTGGAACGGCTGGTCAATATCGACTCCGGCTCAGGTTATGAGCCGGGCCTGAAACAGGTCAGCGATATCGCCATCGATGAGCTGAAAAAAATCGGCGCCACCATCGAACTGGTACCCAACACCCCGGAAAAATCCAACCACGTGCTGGCCACGCTCAAAGGCACCGGCAAGGCGAAAATCCTGCTGATGGCGCACATGGACACGGTGTTCAAGGAAGGCTCCGCGGCCGAGCGGCCATTCCACATCAAGGACGGGCGTGCCTACGGGCCGGGGGTGATGGACGACAAGGGCGGCATCGTCGCCGGCATCTACGCGCTTAAAGTGCTGAAGAACCTCGACTTCAAAGACTACGCGCAGATCACCTTCCTGCTCGACGCCAGCGAAGAAACCGGCTCGGACGTCGCCACCGACCTGATCAAGAAAACCGCCAAACAGCACGACGTCACCCTCAACCTCGAACCGGGCCGCCCGGCTGATGGCCTGGTGGTGTGGCGCAAGGGCAGTGCGACGGCGCTGGTCGAAGTCAAAGGCAAAGCCGCCCACGCCGGGGTCGCGCCAGAGCTCGGACGGAACGCGGCGATGGAAGCGGCGCATCAGATTCTGCAACTGGGCAAGCTTGGCGACGAGGCGAAGAAGACCACCATCAACTTCACCGTGCTCAAGGCCGGCGATCGCACCAACGTAATTCCTGATCAGGCCACGGCCAAGGCGGATGTGCGTGCGGCGGTGCCGGAGGAGTTTGATCGCATCGAGAAGGATCTGGCGCGGGTGTCGCAGGACAAGTTGATTGCCGAGACCGAAGTGAAAACGTCCTTGCAGCGCGGTTTGCCGCCGATGCCGCAGACCGCTGAGTCGGATCGCCTGATGGCCATGGCCCAGGGAATTTACGGCGAGATTGGCCGCAAGCTGACCGAGGAGGGCAGTGGTGGCGCGGCGGATGCCAGTCTGTCCGCAGGCGTCGGGACGCCGACGCTGGATGGCTTCGGGATCGTCGGCGGCAATATTCACACGCCTGAGGAATATGCCGAAGTGGCGAGCGTGGCGCCGCGGATTTATCTGTTGTCGCGGATGATCATCGAACTGGCCAAGCCGCGTTGA
- a CDS encoding baeRF3 domain-containing protein yields the protein MARIQTFTHETLSTLLALNDRLNLSLYMPAHRTFPERSQDPIRFKNLVRQLESLLEQHSPESPRDIVLAPFHELLDDQSFWNTCPESIAVFGGEEHFIVVGLHQAVREAVIVNSHPYLKPLLRLAPVIDRCQVLCLSRDSVQMYQGTGQQMQEVELPEAVPTRLADALGNELTPRDQQGHPDGFSGGGERGDPMIHESGGGGKQDEINLDRERFFRAVDKAVTEHCSRQSSLPLVLVALPENQAVFRTVSHNPFLLPDGIERDPATLQPAQLAAACAVVLRKRHDDGLNKAFDRYGVALGQGAVGQHLSEIAQAAVEGRVALLLVEAEREIAGTIAANALNREAADSRKIHSKDVLDELILAVIRQGGEVVVVPPERSMPTETGAAAVYRY from the coding sequence ATGGCCCGGATTCAAACCTTTACCCACGAAACGCTGAGCACACTGTTGGCCCTGAATGACCGTCTCAACCTCAGCCTGTACATGCCGGCGCATCGAACCTTTCCGGAACGCTCGCAAGACCCGATCCGTTTCAAGAATCTGGTCAGGCAACTCGAAAGTTTGCTCGAACAACATTCTCCCGAGTCGCCCAGGGACATCGTGCTCGCGCCATTTCATGAGCTGCTGGACGATCAGTCCTTCTGGAACACCTGCCCCGAGTCCATCGCAGTTTTCGGCGGCGAGGAGCATTTCATCGTGGTCGGCCTGCATCAGGCGGTTCGCGAAGCGGTCATCGTCAACAGCCATCCGTATCTCAAGCCGTTGCTGCGCCTGGCGCCGGTGATTGATCGTTGCCAAGTGCTGTGCCTGTCCCGTGACAGCGTGCAGATGTATCAAGGGACGGGGCAGCAGATGCAGGAGGTCGAGCTGCCCGAAGCGGTGCCCACCCGACTGGCGGATGCGCTCGGTAACGAGCTCACGCCACGCGATCAGCAGGGCCATCCCGATGGCTTCAGCGGTGGGGGGGAGCGTGGTGATCCGATGATCCACGAGTCGGGCGGTGGCGGTAAGCAGGATGAAATCAACCTCGATCGAGAGCGGTTTTTCCGCGCGGTCGATAAAGCTGTCACTGAGCATTGCTCGCGCCAGTCCAGCCTGCCGCTGGTGCTCGTTGCGCTGCCGGAGAACCAGGCGGTCTTCCGTACGGTGAGCCATAACCCGTTTCTGTTACCCGACGGCATCGAGCGGGATCCGGCAACGCTTCAGCCCGCGCAACTGGCGGCAGCCTGCGCGGTTGTGTTACGCAAGCGTCATGACGATGGGCTGAACAAAGCATTCGATCGCTATGGCGTGGCGCTCGGTCAGGGAGCGGTGGGGCAACATTTGTCGGAGATTGCCCAGGCAGCGGTAGAGGGCAGGGTAGCTTTGTTGCTGGTTGAGGCCGAGCGTGAAATTGCCGGGACCATTGCGGCCAATGCGCTGAACCGCGAGGCTGCTGATAGCCGCAAAATTCATTCGAAGGACGTACTCGACGAACTGATTCTGGCGGTGATCCGCCAGGGCGGTGAGGTGGTGGTTGTACCGCCGGAACGCTCGATGCCGACTGAGACGGGGGCGGCAGCGGTTTATCGGTATTGA